A window from Leptospira fletcheri encodes these proteins:
- a CDS encoding helix-turn-helix domain-containing protein — protein sequence MNATEEKRPRIERAIAKTFSLILPFLFCLTTPILSNPVVSNQVADVIRLTQELSPPQNISSKIEYRYRGSQFLNCKSETIEALSRMEWHHNSGEVVRVKRNPNGNWLRFRLANSGESAIHRTLVLGWLNVPDAELCSIDLEGKFEAGFAGYDVDPLWDDLISPLPHFNIRLEPREERTFYLYVRSNEDINYPIRLRTEADYMMGVRLRSVIFVTMGFVLFLSLSYNCFYYIKTKKSVFLSLPLYLFSVVVTLYFLHGKEFASIAGNANNLFRHSYFLFLGITHIAFFLYLSTWDREDGGTVYRSPLFWIVCFAGVLYPLIPLYEFWYDHRILILVANYGLMILYFVKTHFSLVRPRSAYDLLFLSVWGIFLMLDLYKTIFHFDFYPFNRIAVYGVLYFIPFLTAFSSLLSREIIRRREEAEGASRKSHLTSLDVNHFVQRIRQLLESEKIFLTKSLKEEHFARELGITIHQLSELINTEFKTSFPSLINQYRVEEAKNLLMELPGESTTEIGSRSGFSSRSAFYLEFKKLTGTNPNSFRKEVLGEKLTSKTT from the coding sequence GTGAATGCAACCGAAGAGAAAAGGCCGCGAATCGAAAGAGCCATAGCAAAAACTTTTTCTCTTATTCTCCCTTTTCTATTTTGCCTAACGACTCCTATTCTGTCGAATCCCGTCGTTTCAAACCAAGTTGCCGACGTAATTCGGCTAACGCAGGAGCTTTCTCCTCCTCAAAACATCAGTTCTAAAATCGAGTATCGTTATCGCGGCTCCCAATTTTTGAACTGCAAGTCGGAAACCATCGAGGCATTGAGCCGGATGGAATGGCACCATAACTCGGGAGAAGTAGTTAGAGTAAAGCGGAATCCCAACGGGAATTGGCTTCGTTTCCGTTTGGCAAATTCGGGGGAATCGGCCATTCATCGGACTTTAGTGTTAGGATGGTTGAACGTTCCGGACGCGGAACTTTGTTCCATCGATCTGGAAGGAAAATTCGAAGCCGGTTTTGCGGGTTACGATGTGGATCCTCTATGGGACGATTTGATTTCCCCTCTTCCTCATTTTAATATCCGTCTCGAACCTAGAGAAGAGAGGACTTTTTATCTGTATGTCCGCTCTAACGAGGACATCAACTATCCGATCCGCCTTCGGACGGAGGCGGATTATATGATGGGGGTAAGATTGCGCTCCGTTATCTTCGTAACTATGGGATTCGTGCTGTTCTTATCCTTAAGTTATAACTGTTTCTATTATATAAAAACCAAAAAGAGCGTCTTTTTATCCCTCCCCTTGTATCTTTTTTCTGTAGTAGTCACCCTGTATTTTCTTCATGGAAAGGAATTTGCTTCGATTGCAGGCAATGCGAACAATTTATTCCGACATAGTTATTTTCTATTTTTGGGAATCACTCATATCGCATTCTTCTTGTATCTTTCCACATGGGACAGGGAGGACGGTGGGACCGTGTATCGGTCTCCTCTTTTTTGGATCGTATGCTTTGCCGGAGTTTTATATCCGCTGATCCCGCTTTACGAGTTTTGGTACGACCATCGGATTCTGATCCTTGTGGCGAATTACGGCTTGATGATCCTATATTTCGTTAAGACACATTTCTCCTTAGTCCGACCTAGGAGTGCTTACGATCTCCTATTCCTATCCGTTTGGGGAATTTTCCTCATGCTTGATCTGTATAAAACGATCTTCCATTTCGATTTTTATCCTTTCAATCGGATCGCAGTTTACGGTGTGCTGTATTTTATCCCTTTCCTGACCGCTTTTTCCTCCCTATTATCAAGGGAGATTATTCGAAGAAGGGAGGAAGCGGAAGGAGCCTCCCGGAAGTCTCACCTGACCTCTCTGGACGTGAATCATTTCGTCCAGCGGATTCGCCAATTATTGGAATCGGAAAAGATTTTTCTCACGAAATCCTTGAAGGAGGAGCATTTCGCCCGGGAATTGGGAATCACGATCCACCAATTGTCCGAACTCATTAACACGGAATTCAAAACCAGTTTTCCGTCTTTGATCAACCAATACAGGGTCGAGGAGGCAAAAAATCTACTCATGGAACTTCCGGGAGAAAGCACTACCGAGATCGGTTCCCGTTCCGGATTCAGCTCCAGATCCGCCTTTTATTTGGAATTCAAAAAATTGACCGGCACGAATCCGAATTCATTTAGAAAAGAGGTCCTGGGCGAAAAACTGACGTCAAAGACAACCTAA
- the ychF gene encoding redox-regulated ATPase YchF — protein MSLNCGIVGLPNVGKSTIFNALTKAGAEMQNYPFCTIEPNKGIVEVPDTRLERLAELYKPQKTIPAIMEFVDIAGLVKGASQGEGLGNKFLSHIREVDAICHVVRAFEDENITHVHGKINPVEDAQVVTLELIFADLESAEKQHQKIARNAKAGNKEAQETVAVLEKILNVLKEGKPARLTEIKPEEKKIVKTFNLITSKPVMYVANISDKAATQNDNPLVEAVKRMAQEEGAEVVTLCGKFEEEISGLSREEQSEFLTEIGETQSGLDRMIHAAYKLLGLLTFFTAGEQEVRAWTTDLGSTAPVAASVIHTDFEKGFIRAEVMKFEDLDRTASPAKVKEEGKLRLEGKEYLVQDGDVIYFRVNA, from the coding sequence ATGAGTCTCAATTGCGGAATCGTAGGTCTTCCGAACGTAGGAAAGTCCACCATCTTTAATGCGCTGACTAAGGCGGGCGCGGAAATGCAAAATTATCCTTTTTGCACGATAGAGCCGAATAAGGGAATCGTGGAAGTTCCGGATACTCGCTTGGAAAGATTGGCCGAACTTTACAAACCGCAAAAAACGATTCCTGCAATTATGGAATTCGTGGACATCGCGGGCTTGGTCAAAGGCGCAAGCCAAGGAGAAGGATTAGGAAATAAATTTCTTTCCCATATCCGCGAAGTGGACGCGATCTGCCACGTAGTACGCGCTTTCGAAGATGAAAATATCACCCATGTTCACGGTAAAATCAACCCCGTAGAGGATGCGCAGGTCGTTACCTTGGAATTGATTTTCGCGGATTTAGAATCGGCAGAAAAACAGCACCAAAAGATCGCACGAAACGCAAAAGCCGGAAACAAGGAAGCTCAGGAAACGGTCGCGGTTCTGGAAAAAATCCTGAACGTTCTTAAAGAGGGCAAACCCGCCAGGTTGACCGAGATCAAACCGGAAGAGAAGAAAATCGTCAAAACCTTCAATTTAATCACTTCCAAGCCGGTCATGTACGTAGCGAATATCAGTGATAAGGCGGCGACTCAAAATGATAACCCTTTGGTCGAAGCGGTAAAAAGAATGGCGCAAGAAGAAGGAGCGGAGGTCGTCACTCTCTGCGGAAAATTCGAAGAAGAAATTTCCGGCCTTTCCAGAGAAGAACAGTCGGAATTCCTGACCGAAATCGGAGAAACCCAAAGCGGTCTAGACAGAATGATCCATGCGGCCTATAAGCTGCTCGGCCTTTTGACTTTTTTCACGGCGGGAGAGCAGGAAGTGAGAGCCTGGACCACCGATTTAGGAAGCACGGCGCCTGTCGCTGCTTCGGTCATTCATACCGATTTTGAAAAAGGATTTATCCGCGCAGAAGTGATGAAGTTCGAAGATCTGGATAGAACCGCAAGTCCCGCCAAAGTAAAAGAAGAAGGGAAACTCCGTCTGGAGGGAAAAGAATATTTGGTCCAAGACGGGGACGTAATCTATTTTCGAGTCAACGCTTGA
- a CDS encoding UbiA-like polyprenyltransferase has protein sequence MISSVLDILGKYGRFVKFSHTLFALPFAGIAFILAFLRTPGLTLGEWGMKFFWILVCMVGARSAAMGFNRWADRSFDSKNPRTANREIPAGKISDAAAIVFILLSALLFFVGSWFLNSLSFYLSAPTLFLLLTYSYTKRFTFLCHFYLGLSIGLAPLATWIALREEFSWIPVLWTLGLAFNLSGFDILYALQDKDFDEKEGLHSVPVFFGLENSLWISRFSHVLSLCFLAWAGYESELSGIFWIFWFATGFLMAGEQWIARKNKDGIFPPAFYGIHSWISVVLFAGILLEKLREISDSLRRLGI, from the coding sequence ATGATTTCTTCGGTACTAGATATCTTAGGCAAATACGGAAGATTCGTAAAATTTTCCCATACGCTCTTTGCTCTTCCGTTCGCTGGAATTGCATTCATTCTCGCTTTTTTAAGGACTCCGGGGCTGACTCTCGGCGAATGGGGAATGAAGTTTTTTTGGATTCTGGTTTGTATGGTCGGAGCGAGAAGTGCAGCCATGGGTTTCAATCGGTGGGCGGATCGAAGTTTCGATTCCAAGAATCCTAGAACTGCAAACAGGGAGATTCCGGCGGGGAAAATTTCGGACGCAGCGGCGATCGTGTTCATACTTTTGTCGGCCCTTCTTTTTTTTGTAGGAAGTTGGTTTTTGAATTCTCTGTCCTTTTACTTGTCTGCCCCCACTCTATTTCTGCTTCTCACGTATTCTTATACCAAGCGTTTCACCTTCCTTTGCCATTTCTATCTGGGACTTTCCATCGGATTAGCCCCGTTGGCGACTTGGATCGCATTGCGAGAGGAGTTCTCCTGGATTCCGGTCTTGTGGACGCTCGGACTCGCATTCAATCTTTCCGGTTTCGATATTTTATACGCTTTGCAAGACAAGGATTTTGATGAGAAAGAAGGGCTGCATTCGGTTCCGGTTTTTTTCGGATTGGAGAATTCCCTTTGGATTTCTAGGTTCTCTCATGTATTATCTCTTTGCTTTTTGGCATGGGCAGGATATGAGTCGGAACTATCCGGGATTTTCTGGATCTTTTGGTTTGCGACCGGCTTTCTCATGGCGGGAGAGCAATGGATCGCGAGAAAGAACAAGGATGGAATTTTTCCGCCTGCGTTTTACGGAATCCATTCCTGGATTTCGGTCGTACTCTTTGCGGGGATCCTGTTGGAAAAATTGAGAGAAATCTCGGATTCCTTACGACGACTTGGAATCTGA
- a CDS encoding UbiX family flavin prenyltransferase yields MNEKCKLVVAMAGASGSIYAARFLRALMEMDGESWIVASPASVRVFQEEYKTSVTNAEEILEFVGTLWKPKLQHRFHVRSYGDIGADIASGSNTWEGMVVVPCSMKTAASIRSGVTENLIDRAADVSLKERRKLVLVPRETPYNRIHLQTMLELHDAGAIVLPASPGFYQMPKSLDDLGDFIASRIFKLLGKEVDLYPRWNPETPKSHGTNLIL; encoded by the coding sequence ATGAATGAAAAATGCAAGTTGGTCGTGGCGATGGCCGGCGCGAGCGGTTCCATTTACGCGGCTCGCTTTCTCAGGGCTCTCATGGAAATGGACGGAGAAAGTTGGATCGTCGCCAGCCCCGCTTCTGTTCGTGTCTTTCAGGAAGAATATAAAACCTCCGTCACTAACGCGGAGGAAATATTGGAATTCGTAGGCACATTATGGAAACCTAAACTACAACACAGGTTCCATGTTCGATCCTACGGGGATATCGGTGCCGACATCGCTTCCGGATCCAACACCTGGGAGGGAATGGTGGTCGTTCCCTGCTCGATGAAAACGGCGGCATCCATCCGGTCCGGAGTCACCGAAAATCTGATCGATCGTGCGGCCGACGTCAGCCTGAAAGAAAGAAGAAAATTGGTCCTCGTTCCAAGAGAGACTCCGTATAATAGGATTCATCTTCAAACCATGTTGGAACTTCACGATGCCGGCGCGATCGTCTTACCCGCCTCTCCCGGCTTTTATCAGATGCCGAAAAGTCTGGACGATCTGGGAGATTTTATTGCCTCCCGTATTTTTAAGCTCTTGGGTAAGGAAGTGGATTTGTATCCTAGATGGAATCCGGAAACTCCGAAAAGCCACGGAACGAACCTGATTCTCTAA
- a CDS encoding Mrp/NBP35 family ATP-binding protein, which translates to MAGKIQPIEVQRELTKIKHPELKKDIVSLGMVASLEIGEEETNILVKTPNQDRRVQIGLEAQIRQILSKKEGIGKIKIKFEVDPKLQLNDSNRIVGVQKVIAIGSGKGGVGKSTVTVNLAAAAAAQGYKVGVMDADIYGPSIGKMFGINGRVALKAEEDKIYPLEKDGLKIISFSFLIDEKQPVVWRGPMLGKAVEQFLYDIVWGDLDFLFIDLPPGTGDVQLSLAQLIDLDGAVLVTTPQSVALLDANRAASMFQQVKVPILGVVENMSEFVCPNCGHSTPIFSQGGGKILAQGTDAKFLGGIPLTMDLMNAGESGKPLVFQDPNGKVAQAYKNVLENLREEIKKWE; encoded by the coding sequence ATGGCCGGCAAAATACAACCGATCGAAGTTCAAAGAGAACTCACGAAAATCAAACACCCGGAACTGAAAAAAGACATCGTGTCCTTAGGCATGGTCGCCTCCCTGGAAATCGGGGAAGAAGAAACGAACATACTCGTCAAGACTCCGAACCAAGATAGGCGTGTACAGATCGGACTGGAAGCTCAGATCCGACAAATCCTGTCCAAAAAGGAAGGGATCGGGAAGATCAAGATCAAGTTCGAAGTGGATCCCAAACTCCAACTGAACGATTCGAACCGGATCGTCGGAGTTCAAAAAGTCATCGCGATCGGATCCGGAAAAGGGGGTGTGGGAAAATCCACAGTCACTGTCAACCTAGCGGCGGCAGCGGCAGCTCAGGGCTATAAAGTAGGCGTCATGGATGCGGATATCTACGGTCCCTCCATAGGAAAAATGTTCGGTATCAATGGTCGAGTCGCCTTGAAAGCGGAAGAAGATAAGATTTATCCTCTGGAAAAGGACGGATTAAAAATCATCTCCTTCTCCTTTCTAATCGATGAAAAGCAGCCCGTGGTCTGGAGAGGACCGATGTTAGGAAAGGCGGTAGAGCAATTTTTATACGATATCGTTTGGGGTGACTTGGACTTTCTATTTATCGACCTTCCACCGGGCACCGGAGACGTGCAATTGTCTCTAGCCCAATTGATCGATTTAGACGGAGCCGTTTTGGTTACCACTCCTCAGTCCGTGGCGTTACTGGATGCGAATCGCGCCGCTTCCATGTTCCAGCAGGTGAAGGTGCCGATCCTGGGAGTTGTGGAAAATATGAGTGAATTTGTGTGTCCGAACTGTGGCCATTCCACTCCTATCTTTTCTCAGGGGGGAGGGAAGATCCTAGCTCAAGGAACCGATGCGAAATTCTTAGGCGGAATTCCTCTGACTATGGATCTAATGAATGCCGGAGAATCCGGAAAGCCGCTCGTGTTCCAAGATCCGAACGGCAAAGTCGCCCAAGCGTACAAAAACGTCCTAGAAAATCTCAGAGAAGAGATAAAAAAGTGGGAATGA
- a CDS encoding metallophosphoesterase family protein, whose product MKLVHLSDLHFPVHLPLTSLKGKMVPGYLNYSLRRKKKYPLRLWDSLVETVLSLDPDAIVISGDITNVSHLTEYFGSLEHLKPLLNEKTFMIPGNHDRYTRAAVSGPVPYYEKFFSQWMGDQVPGSSGYLRWKRIGEVCLIGLDSNKPLSVLNAYGYVDPTVVRHALAFLRENRIEKYVLVCHHPIWNPPERQESAGHRMRNREEIAEILRESPPLAYLHGHVHTNWVKKPGKKKPYYVINSASSTRTSDLRHECGFHVLETGQKTPEIKRFIYSEQTSKFIEAATILYEEKE is encoded by the coding sequence GTGAAATTGGTCCATTTGTCGGACCTGCATTTTCCCGTTCACCTTCCTTTGACGAGTCTCAAAGGTAAGATGGTGCCCGGGTATTTAAACTACTCCCTTCGACGTAAGAAGAAATACCCCCTTCGGTTATGGGATTCCCTCGTGGAAACCGTACTTTCTCTGGATCCGGACGCCATCGTAATTTCGGGAGATATCACGAACGTCTCCCACTTGACCGAATACTTCGGCTCTCTGGAACATTTAAAGCCTTTGTTAAACGAAAAAACGTTTATGATTCCCGGAAATCATGATCGCTATACGCGAGCGGCTGTAAGCGGGCCGGTTCCTTATTACGAAAAATTCTTTTCGCAATGGATGGGGGATCAGGTTCCCGGAAGTTCCGGTTACCTTAGATGGAAACGGATCGGAGAGGTATGCCTGATCGGGTTGGATTCGAATAAGCCTTTATCCGTATTGAACGCTTACGGATACGTGGATCCGACCGTCGTTCGCCACGCTCTGGCCTTCCTACGAGAGAATCGAATAGAGAAATACGTACTCGTGTGCCACCATCCGATTTGGAATCCTCCGGAACGCCAGGAATCGGCAGGACATAGGATGAGGAACCGGGAAGAGATCGCCGAAATTCTAAGGGAATCCCCGCCCTTGGCTTATTTGCACGGACATGTGCATACAAATTGGGTCAAAAAACCGGGAAAGAAGAAACCATACTACGTGATCAATTCCGCCTCCAGTACCAGAACTTCCGACCTAAGGCATGAATGCGGTTTTCACGTATTGGAAACCGGACAAAAAACTCCGGAAATCAAGCGCTTCATTTATTCGGAGCAGACGTCCAAATTTATAGAAGCAGCAACGATCTTATACGAAGAAAAGGAATAA
- a CDS encoding lipoyl domain-containing protein → MSPKTEDFELITPDLGDTDKIELVRWNARPGETIEVGQEVCELVTDKASFPMESPVQGVLSDIFKERGSIVSKGEILGVIRRERKE, encoded by the coding sequence ATGTCCCCAAAAACCGAAGATTTCGAGCTGATCACTCCCGACTTGGGAGATACCGACAAAATCGAGCTGGTTCGCTGGAATGCTCGTCCTGGCGAAACGATAGAAGTGGGCCAAGAAGTCTGCGAATTAGTGACGGATAAAGCTTCCTTTCCGATGGAATCTCCGGTCCAAGGCGTTTTGTCCGATATCTTTAAGGAGAGAGGCTCTATCGTTTCGAAAGGAGAGATCCTAGGAGTGATCCGGAGGGAAAGAAAAGAGTGA
- the hslU gene encoding ATP-dependent protease ATPase subunit HslU, translating into MSDRNPVSQEVSDEPRLREEDLTPREIVARLDEHIIGQKSAKKAVAIALRNRTRRRKLDPELREEIYPKNIIMIGPTGVGKTEIARRLSKLCGAPFLKVESTKFTEVGYVGRDVESIIRDLAMVSLNLVKQEFRKGVEAKAKERAEEALLDILLPFPIKPASDPQTTSIGFATNVDEEERKRRFSETRETMRKKLRSGKLDNQEVELDLPQAGTQGLPMLQVFGAGNMEDLDNHIQNVLGDLMPKKQKKRKLSVQEALKALEESEAEKLLDPDKVQREAQKRLEEMGIVFLDEIDKIAGREGRVGADVSREGVQRDLLPIVEGATVNTKIGPIATDHILFIAAGAFHMSKPSDLIPELQGRFPIRVELEKLSMDDFEKILTAPRSSLTRQYQALLQTDGIEIDFSPDGIREIARMAYDMNEKHENIGARRLNTIMERLLEDVSYDGPDLPPEKRKVLVDQAYVESKLKGIVEDKDLSRYIL; encoded by the coding sequence ATGAGTGACAGGAATCCGGTTTCTCAAGAAGTTTCGGACGAGCCTAGATTGAGAGAAGAAGACCTCACTCCTAGAGAAATCGTCGCGCGCCTGGACGAACATATCATCGGGCAGAAGAGCGCAAAAAAAGCGGTCGCGATCGCACTCAGAAATAGAACACGCAGAAGAAAGCTCGATCCCGAGTTGCGCGAAGAGATCTATCCTAAAAACATCATCATGATCGGGCCGACAGGAGTCGGCAAGACGGAGATTGCACGGAGACTTTCCAAACTTTGCGGCGCGCCTTTCCTGAAAGTGGAAAGTACGAAATTTACGGAAGTAGGATACGTGGGCAGGGATGTGGAAAGCATCATCCGGGATCTAGCGATGGTTTCCCTGAATTTGGTAAAACAGGAATTCAGAAAGGGAGTGGAAGCCAAGGCGAAAGAAAGGGCGGAAGAGGCTTTGCTGGATATTCTACTTCCGTTTCCGATCAAACCGGCTTCGGATCCGCAGACTACTTCCATAGGATTCGCGACCAATGTGGACGAAGAGGAAAGAAAGCGCCGTTTTTCCGAAACCAGAGAAACGATGCGGAAGAAGTTACGTTCCGGAAAACTCGACAACCAAGAAGTGGAGTTGGATCTTCCGCAAGCGGGAACTCAGGGTTTGCCCATGCTCCAAGTTTTCGGAGCGGGTAACATGGAAGATTTAGACAATCATATCCAGAATGTCCTAGGCGATCTGATGCCGAAGAAGCAGAAGAAAAGAAAACTTTCCGTCCAAGAAGCTCTCAAGGCTTTGGAAGAATCCGAAGCGGAAAAACTTTTGGATCCGGACAAGGTCCAGCGGGAAGCACAGAAACGCTTGGAAGAGATGGGTATCGTCTTTTTGGATGAGATAGATAAAATCGCAGGAAGAGAAGGAAGAGTGGGGGCCGACGTTTCCAGAGAGGGGGTCCAACGCGATCTTTTGCCCATCGTCGAAGGAGCGACCGTAAACACCAAAATCGGTCCTATAGCGACGGACCATATCTTATTTATCGCCGCCGGAGCCTTCCACATGTCCAAGCCTTCGGATCTGATTCCCGAATTGCAGGGACGTTTTCCGATCCGAGTGGAATTGGAAAAATTGTCCATGGACGACTTCGAAAAAATTCTAACCGCTCCTAGATCTTCTCTGACTCGACAATACCAAGCACTGTTGCAGACGGACGGGATAGAGATCGATTTTTCCCCCGATGGAATCCGGGAAATCGCGAGAATGGCCTACGATATGAACGAAAAACACGAAAATATCGGAGCTAGAAGGCTGAATACCATCATGGAAAGGTTATTGGAAGACGTCAGCTATGACGGCCCGGACCTACCACCGGAAAAAAGAAAGGTTTTAGTGGACCAAGCCTACGTGGAATCCAAACTGAAAGGGATCGTAGAAGATAAGGACCTAAGTCGCTACATCCTATAA
- the hslV gene encoding ATP-dependent protease subunit HslV — translation MQNESIHDPNKIYATTILCVRRNGKVAIAGDGQVSFGNTVMKNSARKVRKLYGDRIVSGFAGSAADAFTLFELFEKKVHEFGGSLSRSAVELAREWRTDRMLRRLEAMLIVADKDDSFLISGTGDVISPDDGILAIGSGGNYALAAARALFGTTPLEPAQIVKEAMRIAADICIYTNHNIIVEEISV, via the coding sequence ATGCAAAACGAATCGATTCATGATCCCAACAAAATATATGCTACCACCATCCTTTGCGTACGGCGGAACGGAAAAGTCGCCATAGCCGGAGACGGCCAAGTTTCCTTCGGAAATACGGTGATGAAAAACTCGGCCAGAAAAGTCCGGAAACTCTACGGAGATCGGATCGTTTCCGGCTTTGCAGGTTCGGCTGCGGACGCATTCACCTTATTTGAATTATTTGAAAAGAAGGTTCACGAATTCGGTGGAAGCCTTTCCAGAAGCGCTGTAGAATTGGCTCGCGAATGGAGAACCGATCGGATGCTCCGCCGCTTAGAAGCCATGCTGATCGTGGCGGATAAGGACGATTCCTTTTTGATCTCCGGCACCGGAGACGTGATTTCCCCCGACGACGGAATTTTGGCGATCGGCTCGGGAGGGAACTATGCGCTTGCCGCGGCAAGAGCTCTCTTCGGGACCACTCCATTGGAACCTGCCCAAATCGTAAAAGAAGCAATGCGTATCGCGGCGGATATTTGTATTTATACGAATCATAATATTATCGTCGAGGAAATCAGCGTATGA
- a CDS encoding tyrosine-type recombinase/integrase, which translates to MSEYTLAVPKFPSEILTKAAHRFHEYLRIEKNYSQNTLNAYLLDLKSFFEFCQSEQIDIYALEAVDVRSYFAFLSLKQGLDRRTQSRKLSSLRTFYKVMFNDGKVPSNPILSVQFPKTRKQIPKNFRIQETEEILEFEEEGRTSEILNLRDKAIIEVLYSGGLRVFELVDATLTRLSQDRTILKVLGKRRKERFAYLGKEAVESLSAYLEVRPNFRPQCEEIFLNQKGKKLTTRGVRYILNERRKRMGWDKPITPHKFRHTFATDLLDAGADIRAVQELLGHSSLSTTQVYLSVSKEKIKEVYRKAHPHAKRIDS; encoded by the coding sequence GTGAGCGAATACACCTTGGCGGTCCCCAAATTCCCTTCCGAAATCCTGACAAAAGCCGCTCACAGATTCCACGAGTATCTTCGCATAGAAAAGAACTATTCACAAAATACGTTAAACGCATATCTCTTGGATTTGAAATCCTTTTTCGAATTCTGCCAAAGCGAGCAAATCGATATCTATGCCTTGGAGGCGGTGGACGTTCGTTCCTATTTCGCGTTTCTATCCTTAAAACAGGGATTGGACAGAAGGACCCAAAGCCGCAAACTTTCCAGTTTACGGACATTTTACAAAGTCATGTTTAACGACGGAAAGGTTCCATCGAATCCGATCCTATCCGTTCAATTTCCCAAGACCCGGAAACAGATTCCGAAAAACTTCCGCATCCAAGAAACCGAAGAAATCCTGGAATTCGAGGAGGAAGGTAGGACGTCAGAAATTCTGAACCTCCGGGACAAAGCGATCATAGAGGTTCTATATTCCGGCGGTCTACGGGTATTCGAGTTGGTGGATGCCACTTTGACTAGATTGTCCCAGGATCGTACGATCCTAAAAGTTTTGGGGAAACGTAGAAAGGAAAGATTCGCGTATTTAGGAAAGGAAGCGGTCGAAAGTCTATCCGCATATTTGGAAGTCCGTCCCAATTTCCGACCGCAATGCGAAGAAATTTTTCTAAACCAAAAGGGAAAGAAACTGACGACACGGGGGGTCCGTTATATTCTGAACGAAAGAAGGAAGCGGATGGGATGGGATAAACCCATCACTCCCCATAAATTCCGACACACCTTTGCTACGGACTTACTCGATGCGGGAGCGGACATTCGAGCTGTCCAGGAGCTTTTGGGCCATTCCTCCCTTTCTACTACTCAGGTTTACCTGAGCGTAAGTAAGGAAAAGATCAAAGAGGTTTATAGAAAGGCCCACCCTCATGCAAAACGAATCGATTCATGA
- the pth gene encoding aminoacyl-tRNA hydrolase: protein MAQLKLLIVGLGNPGAKYERNRHNVGFLLLDDLAKEWGAALQTSSKEEKTKIDKNGIFFYLLKPLEYMNLSGRAIAETARKNGIPPDNILVLHDEVDFPFSKLKFKQGGGHGGHNGLRDIIEKLGSSNFFRLRFGVGKPGESSLTADHVLSNFTKEEWERLPGLFSDSKEKIANWVREREVLFQKASDK from the coding sequence ATGGCACAGTTAAAACTTCTGATCGTCGGCCTGGGAAACCCGGGAGCTAAGTATGAGCGGAACCGGCACAACGTAGGTTTTTTACTGCTCGATGATCTAGCCAAAGAATGGGGGGCAGCGCTCCAAACTTCCAGTAAGGAAGAAAAAACCAAAATCGATAAAAACGGGATTTTCTTTTATCTGCTGAAACCTCTGGAATACATGAATCTTTCCGGAAGAGCCATCGCCGAGACAGCGAGAAAAAACGGAATTCCGCCGGATAATATCCTAGTATTGCATGATGAGGTCGATTTTCCGTTTTCCAAACTGAAGTTCAAACAAGGCGGCGGTCACGGGGGACACAACGGCCTCCGTGATATCATCGAAAAACTCGGATCCTCGAACTTTTTCCGGTTGAGATTCGGGGTAGGAAAGCCGGGAGAAAGTTCCCTGACTGCGGATCACGTTTTGTCGAATTTCACGAAAGAAGAGTGGGAGAGACTTCCGGGCCTGTTTTCAGACTCCAAGGAAAAAATCGCGAACTGGGTTCGGGAAAGAGAAGTCCTTTTTCAAAAAGCCTCCGATAAATAA